Proteins from one Flavobacterium branchiarum genomic window:
- a CDS encoding phage protein Gp36 family protein, with translation MFLEKADLGSVIYAYQIDQITEGNDDLVAQALAAAEEEAKSYLTPNINKLEALDGRILYDTEVIFSATGLDRNALILQHCLTLAKFHIATLCNADFIYEQAKERYDRAIEWFTKLSKGTVVLTSLPRITLDDTNSDRNPFSSGSRAKFNHDY, from the coding sequence ATGTTTTTAGAAAAAGCAGATTTAGGCAGTGTTATTTATGCCTACCAAATAGACCAAATCACCGAGGGTAATGATGACTTAGTCGCACAAGCTCTGGCGGCGGCCGAGGAAGAGGCCAAAAGTTATTTAACCCCAAATATCAACAAACTGGAAGCTCTTGACGGGCGAATTTTGTATGATACTGAGGTGATTTTTAGTGCTACCGGACTAGACAGAAACGCACTGATTTTACAACATTGTTTGACCTTGGCGAAGTTTCATATTGCTACTTTATGCAATGCCGACTTTATCTATGAGCAAGCCAAAGAACGCTACGACCGAGCTATAGAGTGGTTTACCAAACTATCAAAAGGCACGGTTGTATTGACTTCATTGCCTAGAATTACCCTTGACGATACCAACAGCGACCGAAACCCTTTTAGTTCCGGTTCACGCGCCAAATTTAACCATGATTATTAA
- a CDS encoding phage head morphogenesis protein: MVNQTYDAFNFAITDNDIPDTMRTALQDNARLFGGLKTHAQLFEASKLLLDDNGNLKPFSQLSHEFDKLNVTYNKNYLEAEYEFAVGSSEMAAKWEEFADNDRYELNYRTAGDGAVRPEHAALNGITLPKSDPFWLYYTPLNGWKCRCTAVEVLKGKYPTSDSEKSIKAGEAATTQIGKDGKNRLEIFRFNPGAQKVVFPPAHPYGKVVGATVVKKQMKKQ, encoded by the coding sequence TTGGTTAACCAAACTTACGATGCTTTCAATTTTGCCATTACCGACAATGATATACCGGACACCATGCGCACGGCATTACAAGACAATGCCCGTTTGTTTGGAGGCCTGAAAACTCATGCACAATTATTTGAAGCTTCAAAACTGCTGTTGGATGATAACGGTAATTTAAAACCCTTTAGCCAATTATCGCACGAATTCGACAAACTGAATGTTACTTATAATAAGAATTATTTAGAGGCAGAATATGAGTTTGCCGTTGGCTCTTCAGAAATGGCGGCCAAATGGGAAGAGTTTGCCGATAATGATCGTTATGAGTTAAATTACAGGACTGCAGGCGATGGCGCAGTACGTCCAGAGCACGCTGCTTTAAATGGGATTACATTACCAAAGTCAGACCCTTTTTGGCTGTATTATACGCCTCTTAACGGATGGAAATGCCGTTGTACGGCGGTAGAAGTTTTAAAAGGTAAATATCCAACGAGTGACAGTGAAAAGTCAATTAAAGCGGGCGAAGCGGCAACCACACAAATAGGCAAGGACGGCAAGAACCGTTTAGAGATATTCCGTTTTAATCCTGGTGCGCAAAAAGTGGTGTTTCCTCCGGCGCATCCATATGGAAAAGTAGTAGGTGCAACTGTGGTAAAAAAACAAATGAAAAAGCAATGA
- a CDS encoding DUF2586 family protein produces the protein MGKPKVSIGFENGNLGVVATSPDGICSIVASATANGTFALNTVYTVFNLKEAETLGIIASVENYELHKTIKEFYAEAGDGTELWIYGVAKTKTLDELVTASEIPLTASNRRIRFVLCKYAPSVAEVETENGLREGFASTLAAAQTIAEDFTTNKIHPVVFVIEGYNYTGVPGDLEGFSETTFNRVAVLIGDTEKRTGATASKGAAVGVLGGRIAKNQVHVNVGRVKSGALKPLEFFVLDTPVEQVNIDALYDKGFITLCTHVGKSGYYFVDDHLACTVEDDYHFLTRRRVIDKAFVLANATLTNYILDDFNLLDGGKLSPIDARTIEAELERVIAQEMSAKGELSVDVTKANDSGVQALVDTTNNVATTGIIQGKVKVKPKGYGRYLEFTIGYNLNS, from the coding sequence ATGGGAAAACCAAAAGTAAGTATAGGATTTGAAAACGGCAACCTTGGGGTTGTCGCTACAAGTCCGGACGGAATTTGCTCCATTGTAGCAAGTGCCACCGCTAACGGAACTTTTGCTTTAAATACTGTTTATACAGTGTTTAATTTGAAAGAAGCCGAAACACTAGGCATTATTGCCAGTGTTGAAAATTACGAGCTTCATAAAACTATTAAAGAGTTTTATGCTGAGGCTGGTGATGGTACCGAGCTTTGGATTTATGGCGTTGCCAAAACCAAAACCTTGGACGAATTAGTTACTGCAAGTGAGATACCATTGACAGCATCAAACAGACGAATTCGTTTTGTCTTGTGTAAATATGCACCAAGTGTTGCTGAAGTAGAAACCGAAAACGGTTTGCGTGAAGGTTTTGCATCCACATTAGCAGCAGCTCAAACAATTGCTGAAGATTTTACCACAAATAAAATCCATCCTGTTGTATTTGTTATCGAAGGGTATAATTATACAGGCGTTCCGGGTGATTTAGAGGGGTTTTCGGAAACCACTTTTAACCGTGTAGCGGTTTTAATTGGAGATACTGAAAAAAGAACCGGAGCAACTGCTTCAAAAGGTGCTGCAGTAGGTGTTTTGGGTGGTCGCATCGCTAAGAATCAAGTACACGTCAACGTTGGTCGTGTGAAATCTGGTGCTTTGAAACCTTTAGAGTTCTTTGTCCTGGACACGCCAGTCGAGCAAGTGAATATTGATGCCTTGTATGATAAAGGATTTATTACGCTTTGTACGCATGTCGGAAAATCAGGCTACTATTTTGTAGACGATCATTTGGCCTGTACTGTTGAGGATGATTACCACTTTTTGACTCGCAGACGTGTAATTGATAAAGCTTTTGTTTTGGCTAATGCGACTTTGACCAACTACATTCTGGATGATTTCAATTTGTTGGATGGCGGGAAACTGTCCCCAATTGATGCAAGAACTATTGAGGCAGAACTTGAAAGGGTAATTGCGCAAGAAATGAGTGCTAAAGGTGAATTGTCAGTAGATGTTACCAAGGCAAATGATTCAGGAGTACAAGCATTAGTTGATACAACTAACAATGTAGCTACTACTGGAATCATTCAGGGAAAAGTGAAAGTAAAACCAAAAGGCTACGGTAGATATTTAGAGTTTACCATTGGCTATAATCTTAATTCTTAA
- a CDS encoding phage portal protein family protein, producing the protein MSTVPLFELADKSGAWKVKQGTSYVPTIAPKTISQTRQDIKNYTDAKNLFKNADNPKRFPYYNLVDNILVDLHLQSQINNRMLKSLSQPFIIKNLKGDLDQDLTDLLQNKQFVYQVNKAILQTTYYAHSLGEFDYVNGELVFNLIPRQNVEPVKGRIFKDYTEDKFIDYRLQKEYGSWLIEFGSNTEFGLLDGCIPHVLFKRFSQSCYSELCEIYGIPPRVLKTNTQDRTMVSRGEKMLKDMGSAAWFIIDENESFEFAQGVSTNGDVYKNLMSFCNNELSMGISGTVVGQDTKNGSNSKEKTSIGILQDLIDSDLSIIEQAWNSTVIPALKVLGVITSDVVYAYPPAEDLDKLWKMTTEAASFLEVDPVWVKDTFGIEVTGVKVQPTPTPGTKLSLEDYERFFV; encoded by the coding sequence ATGAGCACAGTACCACTATTTGAATTAGCAGACAAGTCCGGAGCATGGAAAGTAAAACAAGGCACCAGTTATGTTCCCACCATTGCGCCAAAAACTATTTCGCAAACTAGGCAAGACATCAAAAATTATACTGATGCTAAAAACCTATTTAAAAATGCTGATAATCCAAAACGTTTCCCATACTACAATCTTGTAGATAATATATTGGTCGATTTACATTTGCAAAGTCAGATCAACAACAGGATGTTAAAGAGCTTGTCTCAGCCTTTTATAATAAAAAATTTGAAAGGCGATTTAGATCAGGATTTAACCGATTTATTACAAAACAAACAATTCGTTTATCAAGTCAACAAGGCTATTTTGCAAACGACCTATTACGCGCATTCTCTTGGAGAATTCGACTATGTTAATGGTGAATTGGTATTTAATTTAATTCCAAGGCAAAATGTTGAACCTGTAAAAGGTCGAATTTTCAAAGACTATACCGAAGATAAATTTATTGATTATCGTTTACAAAAAGAATACGGTTCCTGGTTAATCGAGTTTGGAAGCAATACAGAGTTTGGATTACTCGATGGCTGTATTCCCCACGTATTATTTAAAAGGTTTTCGCAAAGCTGCTATTCTGAACTTTGTGAAATATACGGTATTCCGCCTCGTGTATTAAAAACCAATACCCAGGACAGGACTATGGTTTCTCGTGGCGAAAAGATGTTGAAAGACATGGGTAGTGCCGCTTGGTTCATCATTGACGAAAACGAAAGCTTTGAGTTTGCACAAGGCGTTTCCACAAATGGCGATGTTTACAAAAATTTAATGAGCTTTTGCAACAACGAGCTATCAATGGGTATCTCCGGAACCGTTGTAGGTCAGGACACCAAAAACGGTTCTAACAGTAAAGAAAAAACCTCTATTGGGATTTTACAGGACTTAATTGATAGCGACTTATCAATTATTGAACAGGCTTGGAACTCGACTGTTATTCCCGCCTTGAAAGTTTTGGGTGTTATTACGAGCGATGTGGTTTATGCTTATCCACCTGCGGAAGATTTAGACAAACTTTGGAAGATGACAACAGAAGCTGCCAGCTTTTTAGAGGTTGACCCGGTTTGGGTAAAAGATACGTTTGGTATTGAAGTTACTGGCGTTAAAGTGCAACCAACACCAACGCCAGGAACAAAATTAAGTTTAGAAGACTACGAGCGTTTTTTCGTTTAA
- a CDS encoding nucleotidyltransferase produces the protein MRTKALIKQDLTTPFMANETMAIKYGFTAGDLFSDTFAIVSFENFIFEIIATAIFIHELFFDQHKKEVDDTLANKKPGTKPWYRTMALQFQYGFDLVADKDYYDNTGFTGEVIEASKIVKYSAVNEATESSRVIVKIAGEISGNLAPIAVPQKEAFDAYMEEIRIAGVQLTIINYLPDRLYLTIQIKRDALVLAANGMSIINANYPVNDAIAEFMKELPFDGELRLSALVDKLQVVPGVLDATIVSASSSWINPLTNGYELPQPIYIATIPISGYFEVQGFENVNYVV, from the coding sequence ATGAGAACAAAAGCACTAATAAAACAGGATTTAACTACACCATTTATGGCCAATGAAACCATGGCAATAAAATATGGTTTCACTGCAGGTGATTTGTTCAGTGATACGTTTGCGATTGTGAGTTTTGAAAATTTTATTTTCGAAATCATTGCTACTGCTATTTTTATACACGAGCTATTTTTTGACCAACATAAAAAGGAGGTTGATGATACATTGGCGAATAAAAAACCGGGCACAAAACCATGGTACCGCACAATGGCCTTACAGTTTCAATATGGTTTTGATTTGGTCGCGGACAAAGATTATTACGATAATACCGGTTTTACAGGTGAGGTAATTGAGGCTTCTAAAATTGTTAAATATTCGGCAGTCAATGAAGCCACGGAAAGCAGCCGAGTGATTGTAAAAATTGCGGGGGAAATTTCGGGTAATCTAGCGCCAATTGCAGTACCGCAAAAGGAGGCTTTTGACGCTTATATGGAGGAAATAAGAATAGCCGGTGTACAACTTACGATTATTAATTATTTGCCCGACAGGTTGTATTTGACTATTCAGATTAAACGGGATGCCTTAGTATTGGCTGCAAATGGGATGAGCATTATTAATGCTAATTATCCGGTCAACGATGCTATTGCCGAATTCATGAAAGAATTACCATTTGACGGTGAGTTGCGATTGTCGGCCTTAGTAGATAAACTGCAAGTTGTTCCGGGTGTTTTGGATGCGACAATCGTGAGTGCATCAAGTTCCTGGATTAATCCACTAACAAACGGCTACGAATTGCCACAACCTATTTATATCGCCACGATTCCGATAAGCGGGTATTTTGAAGTACAAGGATTTGAAAATGTTAACTATGTGGTATAA
- a CDS encoding glycoside hydrolase family 73 protein, with product MKKQDFVNKFYPSAKASQNKTGIPALANLAQAAVESAWGEVCPGNMLFGVKDTDGINGNEQLLVTTEYSKSANTKFPNIISVTPVVRNGQKWFKYKIKDYFRKYNTLEDCFTDHAQFFIKNKRYAKALLVKHNTYLFIDEIAKAGYATDPNYAKLLRGIAKDLEKYIPKT from the coding sequence ATGAAAAAGCAAGACTTTGTGAATAAGTTTTACCCGTCTGCAAAGGCGTCTCAAAACAAAACAGGGATTCCGGCTTTAGCTAATTTGGCACAAGCAGCGGTTGAAAGTGCTTGGGGTGAAGTTTGTCCTGGTAACATGCTTTTTGGGGTTAAAGATACCGACGGCATCAATGGCAATGAGCAATTGCTTGTTACTACAGAATATTCGAAAAGTGCTAATACTAAGTTTCCAAATATTATATCGGTTACACCGGTAGTTAGAAATGGTCAAAAGTGGTTTAAATACAAGATAAAAGACTATTTCAGAAAATACAACACACTAGAAGATTGCTTTACTGATCACGCCCAGTTTTTCATCAAAAACAAGCGTTACGCCAAAGCTCTCTTAGTTAAACACAACACTTATCTATTTATAGATGAAATAGCGAAAGCGGGTTATGCAACTGATCCCAATTACGCGAAATTATTAAGAGGAATTGCTAAAGATTTAGAAAAATACATCCCTAAAACATGA
- a CDS encoding HK97 family phage prohead protease, producing MPRPEYFVFNDENVKNSYGFYINTLGIKMDRFNDNPVMLNNHINSNENVIGNWSDALKEGGLLKLKPHFDEETNLGKDIAGKVDRGILKGCSMGIIPNWDSVQKVGDRLIMMECELAEGSIVPVPSNKGATAIYSIDGELLKEEDVKSLCLSVTEKLDGIPENLNTKLDMNKIILSVAALMALGYKDQPKDGLDVADVEAKLLGLSNQVTSLTNENNGLKLAAETAKEAQDAAIKLAATQKVDLAITQGKIPADKKEAFVQLGISSPEVLQTTLDSIPAKQNFGAGVTVPGGNGAAVVATMDEFEKLSHTEKLSFKETNPEAYKKLFN from the coding sequence ATGCCAAGACCGGAATACTTTGTTTTTAATGACGAAAATGTAAAAAACTCATACGGGTTTTACATTAACACATTGGGCATTAAAATGGATCGTTTCAATGACAACCCAGTCATGTTGAATAACCATATAAATTCCAATGAAAATGTTATTGGTAATTGGTCAGATGCTTTAAAAGAAGGCGGATTATTAAAGCTAAAACCCCATTTCGATGAAGAAACGAATCTAGGTAAAGACATCGCCGGGAAAGTAGATCGCGGCATTTTAAAAGGCTGTTCAATGGGAATTATACCCAATTGGGACAGTGTACAAAAAGTGGGCGATCGCTTAATCATGATGGAATGTGAACTCGCAGAGGGTTCTATTGTTCCGGTACCATCCAATAAAGGAGCTACTGCTATTTACAGTATAGATGGCGAACTATTAAAAGAAGAGGACGTAAAATCTCTTTGTTTATCCGTAACCGAGAAACTCGACGGAATCCCCGAAAATTTAAACACAAAATTAGATATGAACAAAATCATTTTAAGCGTAGCTGCACTTATGGCTTTAGGCTATAAAGACCAGCCAAAAGACGGTCTTGACGTTGCAGATGTAGAAGCCAAATTATTGGGGCTTTCTAACCAAGTAACCTCTTTAACCAACGAAAACAACGGTTTGAAATTGGCGGCTGAAACTGCCAAGGAGGCACAAGACGCAGCGATAAAATTAGCAGCTACCCAAAAGGTAGACTTGGCTATTACACAGGGCAAAATCCCTGCAGATAAAAAAGAAGCATTCGTGCAATTAGGGATCAGTTCTCCTGAAGTATTGCAAACGACTTTAGACTCTATTCCTGCCAAACAAAACTTTGGGGCGGGTGTTACGGTTCCGGGTGGAAACGGAGCTGCTGTAGTTGCAACTATGGATGAGTTTGAAAAACTTTCCCATACCGAAAAATTAAGCTTCAAGGAAACCAACCCAGAGGCATACAAAAAATTGTTTAACTAA
- a CDS encoding phage tail tape measure protein produces the protein MSNTLSYIIQINENFDKVNSSFNKFQSNVHSGIDRVQRQLNGLRLNNLIQNISSAADGLNSLNDPGLKLSSSLSDLSAITGVTGDKLKEIEGYARQNANTFGGAASESAESYKLILSQLTPEIAKVPSALKAMGKEASVTSKLMGGDTAAATSVLTTAMNQYQVSMADPIKASKEMAKMNNVMAASAKEGSAELPQIAQALEQSGLAAKTANVSFEETNAFIQVLDKNGKKGAEGGVALRNVMATLAQGRFLPKDVKTELRAAGVDINRLTDNSISLSERLKPLKGIMTDQALVTKLFGKENSNAAIAMIAGITEAERLTIAVTGTNTAYEQAAIIMESPLEKNKRLQAQIDDFKITLFNGTNGLMGYASVLGQTAHDFANLMPIMSGAGKVFSTLTSATKLQALWTGIVSGATSVWTGVQMAFNAVMAMNPIVWIVIGVMALVAAIAWVATSTTGWGNAWKHTITGAKLIFTAYVELVKAQFNTVVNGIMIGINKIQIAWYKFKNMAGLGDKGANNAEISKLNAEVEARKASIKGGYQKAASTAVAAGAEFKAAFDSVKWKKESKKGESGITDPGLVGTDLGKGGASGSGAGGGSASAKKSNEAVATGGTKHTYVTINLKELIGIKTESISGGKDTANKAGNEVADELMRLLAMATTAGG, from the coding sequence ATGAGCAATACCTTATCCTATATCATTCAGATTAATGAAAACTTTGATAAGGTAAATTCCTCATTTAATAAGTTTCAGTCTAACGTTCATAGCGGAATTGACAGAGTACAAAGGCAGTTAAACGGTTTGCGCTTAAACAATCTAATCCAAAACATTAGTTCAGCAGCAGACGGTTTAAACTCTTTGAATGATCCTGGACTAAAGCTAAGTTCTAGCCTTAGTGATCTTTCGGCAATAACCGGAGTAACTGGGGATAAATTAAAAGAAATTGAGGGATATGCCAGACAAAACGCTAATACTTTTGGAGGTGCTGCTTCCGAAAGTGCGGAATCGTACAAGCTTATACTTTCGCAGTTGACACCTGAAATTGCCAAAGTTCCATCGGCTTTAAAAGCAATGGGTAAAGAGGCATCGGTTACGAGCAAGTTAATGGGCGGCGATACAGCTGCAGCAACAAGTGTTCTTACTACTGCAATGAATCAGTATCAGGTTTCTATGGCTGATCCTATTAAGGCATCCAAAGAAATGGCTAAGATGAACAATGTTATGGCTGCCTCTGCTAAAGAAGGTTCTGCTGAACTGCCTCAGATTGCCCAAGCCTTAGAACAGTCTGGACTGGCTGCAAAAACTGCAAATGTCTCTTTTGAAGAAACAAATGCCTTTATCCAGGTACTTGATAAAAATGGTAAAAAAGGTGCTGAAGGCGGAGTTGCTTTACGTAACGTAATGGCAACATTAGCGCAAGGTCGTTTTTTACCAAAAGATGTTAAAACAGAATTAAGAGCAGCGGGTGTTGATATTAATAGGCTTACCGATAATTCAATTTCATTGTCTGAGCGATTAAAACCCTTAAAGGGAATAATGACCGACCAGGCTTTAGTTACTAAGCTCTTTGGAAAAGAAAATAGCAATGCGGCTATTGCCATGATTGCCGGAATTACCGAAGCGGAAAGGCTAACAATAGCGGTTACCGGTACAAATACAGCTTACGAGCAAGCAGCTATTATAATGGAGTCACCATTGGAAAAAAACAAAAGACTCCAGGCGCAAATTGATGATTTTAAAATAACACTATTTAACGGAACCAATGGCTTAATGGGTTATGCATCTGTTCTTGGGCAAACTGCACATGACTTTGCTAATCTAATGCCTATTATGTCCGGTGCCGGTAAAGTGTTTTCAACTTTAACCAGTGCGACAAAATTACAGGCTTTATGGACGGGAATTGTTTCAGGAGCTACAAGCGTGTGGACTGGTGTACAAATGGCATTCAATGCAGTAATGGCAATGAATCCAATTGTTTGGATTGTTATAGGGGTTATGGCATTGGTTGCCGCAATAGCTTGGGTGGCTACTTCAACCACTGGTTGGGGTAATGCTTGGAAGCATACCATCACAGGTGCAAAATTAATCTTCACTGCTTATGTAGAACTGGTGAAGGCTCAATTTAACACCGTGGTAAACGGGATTATGATTGGGATAAACAAGATACAGATTGCCTGGTACAAGTTTAAAAATATGGCAGGACTTGGAGATAAAGGAGCTAATAATGCCGAAATATCCAAGCTTAATGCCGAGGTGGAAGCGCGTAAGGCCTCCATAAAGGGCGGGTATCAAAAAGCGGCTTCGACAGCGGTAGCAGCAGGAGCAGAATTTAAAGCGGCCTTTGATTCGGTAAAATGGAAAAAGGAAAGCAAAAAAGGTGAATCTGGTATTACTGATCCTGGACTAGTTGGAACGGATTTAGGTAAAGGCGGCGCAAGTGGTTCTGGAGCCGGTGGAGGTTCTGCCAGTGCTAAAAAATCAAACGAGGCGGTTGCAACTGGAGGTACTAAACACACTTATGTCACAATCAACTTAAAAGAATTAATAGGCATAAAAACAGAAAGCATAAGCGGTGGAAAAGACACAGCTAACAAAGCTGGTAATGAAGTTGCTGACGAATTAATGAGGTTGTTGGCAATGGCTACAACGGCAGGAGGATAA
- a CDS encoding DUF6046 domain-containing protein, which translates to MLTNKDLLFASLMGTANIKMYERTQLVQNELSKHVLPPIPFLPFPKEDGITGQTASPAFLVNQTDLPIPEDQQFFPLSFSLTENGQKWLFPYEPMITISSGNTVIKRNVAKQGNTLIGTIKERWNRKDFDITVTGVLMGGLIKGKVEDCFPREQMQRLFEFLKYNKEFYIYCAPLEILGITKVVVEDYTFPFTKGENVQAYDLKITSDDFYNLLVIEENK; encoded by the coding sequence ATGCTAACAAATAAAGACCTATTGTTTGCCAGTTTGATGGGTACCGCTAATATTAAAATGTATGAGCGGACACAATTAGTGCAAAACGAATTGAGCAAACATGTGTTGCCGCCGATTCCTTTTTTGCCTTTCCCGAAAGAAGACGGTATAACAGGACAAACGGCTAGTCCTGCTTTTTTGGTGAATCAGACTGATTTACCCATACCGGAAGATCAGCAGTTTTTTCCGTTGTCGTTTAGCCTGACTGAAAACGGGCAAAAATGGCTCTTTCCTTATGAACCAATGATAACCATTAGTTCCGGGAATACTGTTATTAAACGAAATGTGGCCAAACAAGGAAATACACTCATCGGTACTATTAAGGAACGTTGGAACCGAAAAGATTTTGACATTACGGTTACTGGTGTTTTGATGGGAGGTTTAATAAAAGGGAAAGTGGAGGATTGTTTCCCGAGGGAGCAAATGCAACGTCTTTTTGAATTTCTGAAGTACAACAAAGAGTTTTATATCTATTGTGCCCCATTGGAGATTTTAGGTATTACAAAAGTAGTGGTTGAAGATTACACTTTTCCCTTTACCAAAGGCGAAAATGTACAGGCTTATGATTTGAAAATAACGAGTGATGACTTTTATAATTTATTAGTCATCGAAGAAAATAAATAA